In Scatophagus argus isolate fScaArg1 chromosome 3, fScaArg1.pri, whole genome shotgun sequence, one genomic interval encodes:
- the aadacl4 gene encoding arylacetamide deacetylase-like 4 isoform X1 — translation MDIGSAILIIGFSALFAAFLLLVIGLVYSELMNSDIPRGVANSRKLHIVHGLFVGIAIVGRILHRLGICHQVSFIRWFVAHFLTCVNPVPAGLRVKDLKFCEVPVRVYEPTTVCDGLKRGLVYFPGGGWVLGNIDSVDEVCRHIAKESNTTVVSVGYRLAPEHRYPAQLDDCETATCHFLSVAEVEFSVDSRRVAVGGDSTGANLAAALCQRIARREDRHLPSPCAQVLIYPALQMADFNLPSYQQNHAVPILFRGRMAFYFLQYLNGDMSVCQDVLEGNHVPAELRPRYKEWLSPSNLPPECLARGICEHPTPEFDGEVYHTIKAGLEPEVSPLLADDAVIQKTPPTFILTCEYDVLRDDGILYRKRLLDLGRDVTWQHIMEGFHGMVNFFNQGWLTFPSAVQVVDSVADYMKTL, via the exons ATGGACATCGGCTCGGCAATTTTAATAATTGGCTTCTCTGCTCTTTTTGCAGCCTTCCTTCTTCTGGTAATTGGACTTGTGTATTCTGAGCTGATGAATTCAGACATTCCTCGTGGGGTTGCAAATAGTAGGAAACTGCACATAGTTCATGGTTTGTTTGTTGGCATAGCAATTGTG GGCCGGATCCTGCATCGTCTGGGTATTTGTCACCAGGTCAGCTTTATCCGATGGTTTGTGGCCCATTTTCTGACTTGCGTAAATCCAGTTCCTGCGGGCCTGCGAGTGAAGGACCTGAAGTTTTGTGAGGTGCCAGTGCGTGTCTATGAACCTACCACTGTGTGTGACGGCCTCAAAAGAGGACTTGTGTATTTCCCTGGAGGAGGATGGGTGTTGGGCAATATAG ATTCTGTTGATGAGGTCTGTCGACACATTGCCAAGGAGTCAAACACGACTGTTGTTTCCGTTGG TTACCGATTAGCTCCTGAGCACAGGTACCCTGCTCAGCTGGATGATTGTGAGACAGCGacgtgtcacttcctgtctgtggctgagGTAGAGTTCAGTGTGGACTCTCGCAGAGTGGCAGTCGGAGGAGACAGCACTGGGGCTAACCTGGCAGCAGCGCTGTGCCAAAGGATAGCGAGAAGAGAGGACAGACATCTGCCGTCCCCTTGCGCTCAGGTCCTCATCTACCCAGCTCTGCAGATGGCAGATTTCAACCTGCCCTCATACCAGCAAAATCATGCTGTGCCCATATTGTTTCGTGGCCGAATGGCTTTCTATTTCCTGCAGTACCTCAATGGGGACATGTCTGTGTGCCAAGATGTTCTGGAAGGCAACCATGTCCCTGCTGAGCTCAGGCCACGCTACAAGGAGTGGCTCTCCCCTTCCAACCTTCCTCCAGAGTGCCTTGCACGGGGTATCTGTGAGCACCCAACCCCAGAATTTGATGGGGAGGTGTATCACACGATCAAAGCTGGTTTAGAACCTGAGGTCTCACCTTTACTTGCAGATGATGCTGTAATTCAGAAAACCCCTCCCACCTTCATCCTCACCTGTGAGTATGATGTCCTGAGAGACGATGGGATTCTTTACAGAAAACGACTGCTGGACTTAGGAAGGGATGTCACATGGCAACATATAATGGAAGGTTTTCATGGCATGGTTAACTTTTTTAACCAGGGCTGGCTCACCTTTCCCTCTGCAGTACAGGTTGTGGATAGTGTTGCTGACTATATGAAAACACTGTAA
- the klhdc7a gene encoding kelch domain-containing protein 7A — protein MPIAELLGVQFDMQLLLKLSLSVAAVLLVSWAYRFYNSRDVKKIQLSHNKEPKNATCQNCKATLRCQNSPKHDTRDGGRHPRLSDTATDGTKEAPEEEAYPPEAEKSEDVGMSYSDQDINLKGEILTYQKQAKVATSDISFGSALNLTYPTESGMVSTTGRRSPCFLQKLEGSVGVGRELRQDLECQGAYSSFLSKAEIKVEDANVLLEGTGDQIVRGKIYDYYVESSSHSITDSNSVLGQFDKNSESQPVEFGTHGSSHTESSSSLSPIIMRDLVLPQNSVGDPSSSGSLRLRHPARPVLLRKESYLSAAEQSELYTPFQTSRTSTAITHSLTSSNNEFISVHPIIFSSTHSKDLDVKEGSDLETVAGASFLQLPAKTLDMESLKSKLDLGNCLETLYLAKKHGQTSVQRAALGVMSDNYLQVLRDPNLYGRLMAGEREQIRKQRMSGKKFIVVADMDPKDWTRNTGGQTAKTDQRKTSSTLYYYDDYRDTWHTLCLIPQEVISKACAMCTMDNYLFVAVGCQGTDREMTPSKQVFCYNPLTSIWKEISPMNEARPRCKLAALEGYIYAIGGECLSSVERYDPRLDRWTFVAPLPNDTFAVAHHVTVCNGELFVSGGSLRYMLLRYSPKTNTWRPSLLVGSKDRTADMVAVGRFLYRFDLNPLLGVTVYRYHTVARLWYECSSKRLLRCPAFQCVTMGDTIYCVSRQFTMRFEADEISPAFIDENLSTLTAAKGILFPFVLSLADKRSQQTSV, from the coding sequence ATGCCCATTGCAGAGCTTTTGGGAGTCCAGTTCGACATGCAACTGCTGTTGAAACTGAGTCTCTCTGTGGCTGCGGTACTGCTGGTTTCTTGGGCCTACAGGTTCTACAACTCCAGGGATGTGAAGAAAATTCAGCTCTCTCACAACAAGGAGCCAAAAAATGCAACCTGCCAAAACTGCAAAGCAACGCTTCGGTGTCAAAACTCGCCAAAACACGACACCCGTGATGGAGGAAGGCATCCCAGACTTTCAGACACAGCCACTGACGGGACAAAGGAAGCACCAGAGGAAGAAGCTTATCCACCAGAAGCTGAAAAGAGTGAAGATGTTGGTATGTCTTACAGTGACCAAGATATCAATTTGAAAGGAGAAATACTCACTTATCAGAAGCAGGCAAAAGTTGCCACCAGTGATATTTCATTTGGATCTGCTTTGAACCTTACTTATCCAACAGAGAGTGGGATGGTCAGTACAACAGGGCGCCGCTCCCCTTGCTTTTTGCAGAAGCTGGAGGGTAGTGTGGGTGTGGGCAGGGAGCTAAGGCAGGACTTAGAGTGCCAGGGGGCctactccagcttcctctccaAGGCAGAGATCAAAGTGGAGGATGCTAACGTGCTGCTGGAAGGAACAGGAGACCAGATTGTGCGTGGAAAAATATATGATTATTATGTTGAGTCGTCCTCTCACTCCATTACAGACTCAAATTCTGTGCTGGGTCAGTTTGACAAGAACTCTGAGTCACAGCCAGTGGAGTTTGGAACGCACGGTAGCAGTCACACagaatcttcttcttctctgagcCCCATCATTATGCGTGATCTGGTTTTACCACAAAACTCTGTTGGGGATCCCTCCTCATCAGGAAGCCTCAGGCTGAGGCACCCTGCAAGGCCTGTACTCCTACGCAAGGAAAGCTATCTGTCTGCAGCTGAGCAGTCTGAGCTATACACCCCCTTTCAAACATCAAGAACCTCAACTGCAATCACTCACTCTCTGACCTCATCCAACAATGAGTTCATCTCTGTTCACCCTATAATCTTTAGCTCTACACACAGCAAAGATCTTGATGTGAAGGAGGGCTCAGACCTAGAGACTGTAGCAGGGGCTTCATTTTTACAACTTCCAGCAAAAACTCTTGATATGGAAAGCTTGAAGAGCAAACTTGATCTGGGGAATTGCTTGGAGACACTATACTTGGCTAAGAAACATGGCCAGACTTCTGTGCAGCGAGCAGCCCTTGGAGTCATGTCAGACAACTATCTCCAGGTGCTCAGGGACCCCAACCTTTATGGGCGGCTAATGGCCGGTGAGCGGGAACAAATCCGGAAGCAGAGAATGAGTGGGAAAAAGTTCATCGTGGTGGCAGATATGGACCCCAAAGACTGGACGAGGAATACAGGAGggcaaacagcaaaaacagaccAGAGGAAGACATCCAGTACATTGTACTATTATGATGACTACAGAGACACCTGGCACACACTCTGCCTGATCCCACAGGAGGTCATCTCTAAAGCCTGTGCCATGTGCACAATGGATAACTACTTATTTGTGGCAGTGGGCTGCCaaggcacagacagagaaatgacaCCCTCAAAGCAAGTGTTTTGCTACAATCCTTTGACATCCATTTGGAAGGAGATCAGTCCTATGAATGAAGCCAGGCCTCGGTGCAAACTGGCAGCTCTGGAGGGCTACATCTACGCCATCGGTGGGGAATGTCTCTCCTCAGTGGAGCGCTATGACCCACGACTGGACAGATGGACATTTGTGGCTCCGCTGCCTAATGATACATTTGCTGTGGCACATCACGTCACAGTGTGCAATGGAGAGCTTTTTGTTTCCGGGGGAAGTCTTAGATATATGCTTCTGCGTTACAGCCCCAAAACCAACACCTGGAGGCCAAGTCTGTTAGTAGGCAGCAAAGACAGAACTGCAGACATGGTAGCTGTGGGGAGATTTTTGTATCGGTTTGATCTTAACCCACTGCTGGGTGTCACCGTGTACCGCTACCATACAGTGGCTCGACTGTGGTATGAGTGCAGCTCCAAAAGGCTTCTGCGCTGCCCTGCCTTCCAGTGTGTCACGATGGGTGACACAATATATTGTGTCAGCCGCCAGTTCACCATGAGGTTTGAGGCTGATGAGATCTCTCCTGCTTTCATAGATGAGAATTTGAGCACCCTCACTGCGGCGAAGGGCATACTTTTCCCCTTTGTCCTTTCACTCGCTGATAAGAGGTCTCAGCAGACCAGTGTGTAA
- the aadacl4 gene encoding arylacetamide deacetylase-like 4 isoform X2 translates to MNSDIPRGVANSRKLHIVHGLFVGIAIVGRILHRLGICHQVSFIRWFVAHFLTCVNPVPAGLRVKDLKFCEVPVRVYEPTTVCDGLKRGLVYFPGGGWVLGNIDSVDEVCRHIAKESNTTVVSVGYRLAPEHRYPAQLDDCETATCHFLSVAEVEFSVDSRRVAVGGDSTGANLAAALCQRIARREDRHLPSPCAQVLIYPALQMADFNLPSYQQNHAVPILFRGRMAFYFLQYLNGDMSVCQDVLEGNHVPAELRPRYKEWLSPSNLPPECLARGICEHPTPEFDGEVYHTIKAGLEPEVSPLLADDAVIQKTPPTFILTCEYDVLRDDGILYRKRLLDLGRDVTWQHIMEGFHGMVNFFNQGWLTFPSAVQVVDSVADYMKTL, encoded by the exons ATGAATTCAGACATTCCTCGTGGGGTTGCAAATAGTAGGAAACTGCACATAGTTCATGGTTTGTTTGTTGGCATAGCAATTGTG GGCCGGATCCTGCATCGTCTGGGTATTTGTCACCAGGTCAGCTTTATCCGATGGTTTGTGGCCCATTTTCTGACTTGCGTAAATCCAGTTCCTGCGGGCCTGCGAGTGAAGGACCTGAAGTTTTGTGAGGTGCCAGTGCGTGTCTATGAACCTACCACTGTGTGTGACGGCCTCAAAAGAGGACTTGTGTATTTCCCTGGAGGAGGATGGGTGTTGGGCAATATAG ATTCTGTTGATGAGGTCTGTCGACACATTGCCAAGGAGTCAAACACGACTGTTGTTTCCGTTGG TTACCGATTAGCTCCTGAGCACAGGTACCCTGCTCAGCTGGATGATTGTGAGACAGCGacgtgtcacttcctgtctgtggctgagGTAGAGTTCAGTGTGGACTCTCGCAGAGTGGCAGTCGGAGGAGACAGCACTGGGGCTAACCTGGCAGCAGCGCTGTGCCAAAGGATAGCGAGAAGAGAGGACAGACATCTGCCGTCCCCTTGCGCTCAGGTCCTCATCTACCCAGCTCTGCAGATGGCAGATTTCAACCTGCCCTCATACCAGCAAAATCATGCTGTGCCCATATTGTTTCGTGGCCGAATGGCTTTCTATTTCCTGCAGTACCTCAATGGGGACATGTCTGTGTGCCAAGATGTTCTGGAAGGCAACCATGTCCCTGCTGAGCTCAGGCCACGCTACAAGGAGTGGCTCTCCCCTTCCAACCTTCCTCCAGAGTGCCTTGCACGGGGTATCTGTGAGCACCCAACCCCAGAATTTGATGGGGAGGTGTATCACACGATCAAAGCTGGTTTAGAACCTGAGGTCTCACCTTTACTTGCAGATGATGCTGTAATTCAGAAAACCCCTCCCACCTTCATCCTCACCTGTGAGTATGATGTCCTGAGAGACGATGGGATTCTTTACAGAAAACGACTGCTGGACTTAGGAAGGGATGTCACATGGCAACATATAATGGAAGGTTTTCATGGCATGGTTAACTTTTTTAACCAGGGCTGGCTCACCTTTCCCTCTGCAGTACAGGTTGTGGATAGTGTTGCTGACTATATGAAAACACTGTAA
- the cfap107 gene encoding LOW QUALITY PROTEIN: uncharacterized protein C1orf158 homolog (The sequence of the model RefSeq protein was modified relative to this genomic sequence to represent the inferred CDS: inserted 1 base in 1 codon; substituted 2 bases at 2 genomic stop codons) — protein MEFFLTQIKNQTGMTQDKWTHTGWRIEXRYANKVLLGNWMEETAVFLFFIREPKGANSTNRVDFQPHWDFKPDVFERRSALLRAEGNPSKLLFVQHGSPSSHYLVTHXEESYGHKHTNALPTLRPWHPDSLTWQLERSDWQISGLPTNFGPLQCTKHHLEKQHLHLPSLTVYRSAYQKHPLSTFCQICFARASRXANHNNKGLDLRQCLLLQVPDRCFSLRPQS, from the exons ATGGAATTCTTTTTAACACAGAT CAAGAACCAAACAGGGATGACACAGGATAAATGGACCCACACTGGCTGGAGAATAGAGTAGAGGTATGCAAACAAAGTACTGTTGGGCAACTGGATGGAAGAAACTgcagtctttcttttt TTCATTCGTGAGCCAAAGGGAGCCAACAGTACCAATCGTGTAGACTTTCAACCCCACTGGGACTTCAAGCCAGACGTCTTTGAGCGAAGATCTGCCCTGCTGAGAGCTGAG GGAAATCCATccaagctgctgtttgtccagCATGGCTCACCATCCTCTCATTACTTGGTCACACATTAGGAAGAGAGCTACGGGCATAAGCACACCAATGCTTTGCCCACTCTGCGGCCCTGGCATCCAGACAGTTTGACATGGCAGCTTGAGAGGTCTGACTGGCAAATTTCTG GCCTTCCAACAAACTTTGGCccactgcagtgcacaaagcacCATTTGGAAAAGCAGCATTTACACCTCCCATCACTGACTGTGTACAGGTCAGCATACCAGAAGCACCCACTTAGTACCTTCTGCCAAATATGCTTTGCCAGGGCTTCAC AAGCCAATCACAACAACAAGGGCCTGGATCTGAGACAATGTTTGCTACTACAAGTCCCAGATCGTTGTTTCAGTCTACGTCCACAATCATAA